The proteins below come from a single Papaver somniferum cultivar HN1 chromosome 11, ASM357369v1, whole genome shotgun sequence genomic window:
- the LOC113322086 gene encoding uncharacterized protein LOC113322086 isoform X1 has translation MENYFNSFKLFLILISMFSCTVFVVGKECTNVPTQLSSHTLRYQLLSSKNESWREEMFSHYHLTPTDDSAWSNLFPRKILKEEEKMNWEMMYRSLKGPDGFKKGNNFLKEVSLHDVRLNSHSFHFRAQQTNLEYLLMLDVDSLVWSFRKTANLSTPGKPYGGWEDPTVELRGHFVGHYLSASAQMWASTHNDTLHEKMSVVVSALEDCQKEMGTGYLSAFPSELFDRFESIKPVWAPYYTIHKILAGLLDQYTLANNNEALRMMIWMVEYFSNRVQNVIAKYSIERHWKSLNEETGGMNDVLYNLYSITGDQKHLVLAHLFDKPCFLGLLAVQADSLSGFHANTHIPIVIGAQMRYEVTGDPLYKAIGTYFMEVVNSSHTYATGGTSVDEFWSDPKRLASSLKRENEESCTTYNMLKVSRNLFRWTKEVAYADYYERALTNGVLSIQRGTDPGVMIYMLPLGHGESKARSYHGWGTKFQSFWCCYGTGIESFSKLGDSIYFEEEGDIPGLYVIQYVASSLKWKSGGFVLNQKVEPVASWDPYLKVTFTFSAIEQKAGLLSTLNLRLPSWTYSKGLKATLNTDDLPLPALGNFLSISRKWGPDDKLILQMPMGLRTEAVQDDRPEYASVQAILYGPYLLAGLTSGDWEIKRGRRNSLSDWITPVPSTYSSQLVSVSQASEGKEFVLTNSNNSLTMEKLPESGTDLSLHATFRLISKEVNSSHLSSFTDYIGKSVMLEPIDLPGMLVVHNGPDNNLGLTNAEVASEEDNKSSLFRVVEGLDLKDGTVSLESERQKGCFIFSGATLGEGTKVQLKCESASKDSNFIEAASFSFREGFGEYHPISFIAKGANRNFLMMPLLSLRDEAYSVYFNFRCCI, from the exons ATGGAGAATTATTTTAATTCTTTCAagttgttcttgattttaatatCAATGTTTTCTtgtactgtttttgttgttggaaaaGAATGTACAAATGTTCCTACTCAACTATCTTCACATACTTTGAGATATCAGCTATTATCTTCAAAGAATGAATCATGGAGAGAAGAAATGTTTTCTCATTATCATTTAACACCAACTGATGATTCTGCATGGTCTAATTTATTTCCtagaaaaattctaaaagaagaagaaaaaatgaattgGGAAATGATGTATAGGAGTTTGAAAGGTCCTGATGGTTTTAAGAAGGGAAACAATTTCCTCAAAGAAGTTTCATTACATGATGTGAGATTGAACTCACATTCGTTTCATTTTCGAGCGCAACAAACGAATTTAGAGTATTTGTTGATGTTGGATGTGGATAGTTTGGTATGGAGTTTTAGGAAAACTGCAAACTTGTCTACTCCTGGAAAACCGTATGGAGGATGGGAGGATCCAACTGTTGAACTTCGAGGTCATTTTGTTG GGCATTACTTAAGCGCTTCTGCGCAAATGTGGGCTAGTACTCACAACGATACCCTCCATGAGAAAATGTCTGTTGTGGTATCTGCACTGGAAGATTGTCAGAAAGAGATGGGCACGGGGTATCTCTCTGCATTTCCATCTGAGTTATTTGATCGATTTGAATCGATAAAGCCCGTGTGGGCACCATATTACACCATTCACAAG ATCTTGGCTGGACTTTTGGATCAATATACATTGGCCAACAACAACGAAGCATTGAGAATGATGATTTGGATGGTTGAGTATTTCAGCAACAGAGTGCAGAACGTTATAGCGAAGTACAGTATTGAAAGGCACTGGAAATCACTCAATGAGGAAACTGGTGGCATGAATGATGTCCTTTATAACCTCTACAGTATCACG GGAGATCAGAAGCATTTAGTATTAGCGCACCTCTTTGACAAACCATGTTTTCTAGGTTTGCTCGCAGTGCAG GCTGATAGCCTTTCTGGTTTCCATGCCAATACACATATCCCTATTGTCATTGGAGCTCAGATGCGATATGAGGTTACTGGTGATCCACTTTATAAG GCTATTGGAACATATTTTATGGAAGTTGTTAATTCCTCTCATACCTATGCAACAGGAGGAACGTCAGTGGATGAGTTTTG GTCTGACCCAAAACGCTTGGCAAGCAGTCTAAAGAGAGAGAACGAAGAATCGTGTACTACATACAACATGCTAAAG GTCTCTCGCAATTTATTCAGATGGACCAAAGAAGTGGCATATGCAGATTATTATGAGCGAGCCCTAACAAATGGGGTGCTCAGTATTCAGAGAGGAACCGACCCTGGAGTTATGATCTACATGCTTCCCCTTGGTCATGGGGAATCCAAAGCCCGAAGCTATCATGGCTGGGGAACGAAGTTCCAATCATTCTGGTGTTGTTATGGAACAG GAATAGAATCTTTCTCAAAATTAGGAGATTCTATTTACTTTGAAGAGGAGGGAGATATTCCTGGTCTTTATGTTATACAGTACGTAGCAAGCTCACTCAAATGGAAATCTGGAGGGTTTGTGCTGAATCAAAAAGTAGAACCCGTTGCTTCATGGGATCCTTATCTTAAAGTGACATTCACATTCTCTGCTATCGAG CAGAAGGCTGGTCTGTTATCAACTTTGAACCTGCGCTTACCATCTTGGACGTATTCAAAAGGCTTAAAGGCAACATTGAACACCGATGATTTGCCTTTACCAGCTCTAG GGAATTTTCTATCAATCAGTAGAAAATGGGGGCCTGATGATAAACTAATTCTTCAAATGCCGATGGGTCTTAGAACAGAGGCAGTGCAAG ATGACCGACCAGAATATGCTTCTGTACAGGCAATTCTTTATGGCCCATACCTCCTTGCTGGTCTCACAAGTGGTGACTGGGAAATCAAGAGAGGAAGAAGGAACTCTCTTTCTGATTGGATAACTCCAGTTCCCAGTACCTACAGTTCTCAACTGGTCTCTGTTTCTCAAGCTTCCGAAGGAAAAGAATTCGTTCTTACAAATTCGAATAACTCACTTACAATGGAGAAACTGCCAGAATCAGGAACAGATTTATCCCTGCATGCTACTTTCAGACTCATCTCCAAGGAAGTGAACTCCTCTCATTTATCATCATTCACTGATTACATTGGAAAATCTGTAATGTTAGAACCAATTGATCTTCCAGGAATGCTAGTTGTGCACAATGGACCAGATAACAATTTAGGCTTGACAAATGCCGAGGTGGCTTCTGAAGAGGATAACAAATCTTCCCTGTTTCGAGTTGTGGAAGGATTGGATTTGAAGGACGGAACAGTATCTTTAGAATCTGAGCGTCAGAAAGGATGTTTTATATTCAGTGGTGCGACTCTTGGTGAAGGTACGAAGGTTCAGCTAAAATGTGAATCGGCTTCAAAGGATTCGAATTTCATTGAGGCGGCGAGTTTTTCATTCAGAGAAGGTTTTGGTGAATATCACCCTATCAGTTTCATCGCGAAAGGTGCGAATAGGAATTTCTTGATGATGCCATTGTTGAGCTTAAGAGATGAAGCGTACAGTGTGTATTTCAACTTTCGTTGTTGTATTTAG
- the LOC113322086 gene encoding uncharacterized protein LOC113322086 isoform X2 — translation MENYFNSFKLFLILISMFSCTVFVVGKECTNVPTQLSSHTLRYQLLSSKNESWREEMFSHYHLTPTDDSAWSNLFPRKILKEEEKMNWEMMYRSLKGPDGFKKGNNFLKEVSLHDVRLNSHSFHFRAQQTNLEYLLMLDVDSLVWSFRKTANLSTPGKPYGGWEDPTVELRGHFVGHYLSASAQMWASTHNDTLHEKMSVVVSALEDCQKEMGTGYLSAFPSELFDRFESIKPVWAPYYTIHKILAGLLDQYTLANNNEALRMMIWMVEYFSNRVQNVIAKYSIERHWKSLNEETGGMNDVLYNLYSITGDQKHLVLAHLFDKPCFLGLLAVQADSLSGFHANTHIPIVIGAQMRYEVTGDPLYKAIGTYFMEVVNSSHTYATGGTSVDEFWSDPKRLASSLKRENEESCTTYNMLKVSRNLFRWTKEVAYADYYERALTNGVLSIQRGTDPGVMIYMLPLGHGESKARSYHGWGTKFQSFWCCYGTGIESFSKLGDSIYFEEEGDIPGLYVIQYVASSLKWKSGGFVLNQKVEPVASWDPYLKVTFTFSAIEKAGLLSTLNLRLPSWTYSKGLKATLNTDDLPLPALGNFLSISRKWGPDDKLILQMPMGLRTEAVQDDRPEYASVQAILYGPYLLAGLTSGDWEIKRGRRNSLSDWITPVPSTYSSQLVSVSQASEGKEFVLTNSNNSLTMEKLPESGTDLSLHATFRLISKEVNSSHLSSFTDYIGKSVMLEPIDLPGMLVVHNGPDNNLGLTNAEVASEEDNKSSLFRVVEGLDLKDGTVSLESERQKGCFIFSGATLGEGTKVQLKCESASKDSNFIEAASFSFREGFGEYHPISFIAKGANRNFLMMPLLSLRDEAYSVYFNFRCCI, via the exons ATGGAGAATTATTTTAATTCTTTCAagttgttcttgattttaatatCAATGTTTTCTtgtactgtttttgttgttggaaaaGAATGTACAAATGTTCCTACTCAACTATCTTCACATACTTTGAGATATCAGCTATTATCTTCAAAGAATGAATCATGGAGAGAAGAAATGTTTTCTCATTATCATTTAACACCAACTGATGATTCTGCATGGTCTAATTTATTTCCtagaaaaattctaaaagaagaagaaaaaatgaattgGGAAATGATGTATAGGAGTTTGAAAGGTCCTGATGGTTTTAAGAAGGGAAACAATTTCCTCAAAGAAGTTTCATTACATGATGTGAGATTGAACTCACATTCGTTTCATTTTCGAGCGCAACAAACGAATTTAGAGTATTTGTTGATGTTGGATGTGGATAGTTTGGTATGGAGTTTTAGGAAAACTGCAAACTTGTCTACTCCTGGAAAACCGTATGGAGGATGGGAGGATCCAACTGTTGAACTTCGAGGTCATTTTGTTG GGCATTACTTAAGCGCTTCTGCGCAAATGTGGGCTAGTACTCACAACGATACCCTCCATGAGAAAATGTCTGTTGTGGTATCTGCACTGGAAGATTGTCAGAAAGAGATGGGCACGGGGTATCTCTCTGCATTTCCATCTGAGTTATTTGATCGATTTGAATCGATAAAGCCCGTGTGGGCACCATATTACACCATTCACAAG ATCTTGGCTGGACTTTTGGATCAATATACATTGGCCAACAACAACGAAGCATTGAGAATGATGATTTGGATGGTTGAGTATTTCAGCAACAGAGTGCAGAACGTTATAGCGAAGTACAGTATTGAAAGGCACTGGAAATCACTCAATGAGGAAACTGGTGGCATGAATGATGTCCTTTATAACCTCTACAGTATCACG GGAGATCAGAAGCATTTAGTATTAGCGCACCTCTTTGACAAACCATGTTTTCTAGGTTTGCTCGCAGTGCAG GCTGATAGCCTTTCTGGTTTCCATGCCAATACACATATCCCTATTGTCATTGGAGCTCAGATGCGATATGAGGTTACTGGTGATCCACTTTATAAG GCTATTGGAACATATTTTATGGAAGTTGTTAATTCCTCTCATACCTATGCAACAGGAGGAACGTCAGTGGATGAGTTTTG GTCTGACCCAAAACGCTTGGCAAGCAGTCTAAAGAGAGAGAACGAAGAATCGTGTACTACATACAACATGCTAAAG GTCTCTCGCAATTTATTCAGATGGACCAAAGAAGTGGCATATGCAGATTATTATGAGCGAGCCCTAACAAATGGGGTGCTCAGTATTCAGAGAGGAACCGACCCTGGAGTTATGATCTACATGCTTCCCCTTGGTCATGGGGAATCCAAAGCCCGAAGCTATCATGGCTGGGGAACGAAGTTCCAATCATTCTGGTGTTGTTATGGAACAG GAATAGAATCTTTCTCAAAATTAGGAGATTCTATTTACTTTGAAGAGGAGGGAGATATTCCTGGTCTTTATGTTATACAGTACGTAGCAAGCTCACTCAAATGGAAATCTGGAGGGTTTGTGCTGAATCAAAAAGTAGAACCCGTTGCTTCATGGGATCCTTATCTTAAAGTGACATTCACATTCTCTGCTATCGAG AAGGCTGGTCTGTTATCAACTTTGAACCTGCGCTTACCATCTTGGACGTATTCAAAAGGCTTAAAGGCAACATTGAACACCGATGATTTGCCTTTACCAGCTCTAG GGAATTTTCTATCAATCAGTAGAAAATGGGGGCCTGATGATAAACTAATTCTTCAAATGCCGATGGGTCTTAGAACAGAGGCAGTGCAAG ATGACCGACCAGAATATGCTTCTGTACAGGCAATTCTTTATGGCCCATACCTCCTTGCTGGTCTCACAAGTGGTGACTGGGAAATCAAGAGAGGAAGAAGGAACTCTCTTTCTGATTGGATAACTCCAGTTCCCAGTACCTACAGTTCTCAACTGGTCTCTGTTTCTCAAGCTTCCGAAGGAAAAGAATTCGTTCTTACAAATTCGAATAACTCACTTACAATGGAGAAACTGCCAGAATCAGGAACAGATTTATCCCTGCATGCTACTTTCAGACTCATCTCCAAGGAAGTGAACTCCTCTCATTTATCATCATTCACTGATTACATTGGAAAATCTGTAATGTTAGAACCAATTGATCTTCCAGGAATGCTAGTTGTGCACAATGGACCAGATAACAATTTAGGCTTGACAAATGCCGAGGTGGCTTCTGAAGAGGATAACAAATCTTCCCTGTTTCGAGTTGTGGAAGGATTGGATTTGAAGGACGGAACAGTATCTTTAGAATCTGAGCGTCAGAAAGGATGTTTTATATTCAGTGGTGCGACTCTTGGTGAAGGTACGAAGGTTCAGCTAAAATGTGAATCGGCTTCAAAGGATTCGAATTTCATTGAGGCGGCGAGTTTTTCATTCAGAGAAGGTTTTGGTGAATATCACCCTATCAGTTTCATCGCGAAAGGTGCGAATAGGAATTTCTTGATGATGCCATTGTTGAGCTTAAGAGATGAAGCGTACAGTGTGTATTTCAACTTTCGTTGTTGTATTTAG